The proteins below are encoded in one region of Reichenbachiella sp. 5M10:
- a CDS encoding ethanolamine ammonia-lyase subunit EutB, with product MKYQSRVGNFSYSFSDLKTVLAKATPEKSGDVLAGVAAENEKERMAARLVLADMPLKQFVEEQVIPYEQDAVTRLAIDSWDQKAFAPISHLTVGGFRDELLAYESDGEWIRKISQGLLPEMVAAVSKIMSNQDLILVASKISKVTRFRNTLGLKGHFSTRLQPNNPTDDPKGIMASTIDGLMYGVGDAVIGINPVSDHAQSTRNLLEMLEELRVRFEIPTQTCVLSHITTTLSLINAGAPVDLVFQSIGGTERTNRSFGVTKELLDEAYDAGKLLDRGTVGQNLMYFETGQGSAHSAGAHHGVDQQTCEVRAYALARHYNPLLVNTVVGFIGPEYLYNGKQIIRAGLEDHFCGKLMGLPMGCDICYTNHSQADQDDMDNLLSLLGLAGCNFIMGVPGADDVMLHYQSTSFHDQLYIRQLMGLKYAPEFEQWLQRMSLIDEHGQMLEGKSRHKLLYL from the coding sequence ATGAAATACCAAAGCCGTGTAGGGAATTTTTCCTACTCATTTTCTGATCTCAAGACGGTGCTTGCCAAAGCCACGCCCGAGAAGTCAGGGGATGTGTTGGCTGGGGTAGCCGCTGAGAACGAAAAGGAGCGAATGGCTGCACGACTCGTGTTGGCAGATATGCCTTTGAAGCAATTCGTGGAGGAGCAGGTGATTCCGTACGAGCAGGACGCAGTGACACGGTTGGCGATCGACAGTTGGGATCAAAAGGCTTTTGCCCCTATCAGTCATTTGACAGTAGGAGGGTTTCGGGATGAGTTGCTGGCCTATGAGTCGGATGGCGAGTGGATTCGAAAGATCAGCCAGGGGTTGCTGCCAGAGATGGTTGCTGCGGTGAGCAAGATCATGTCCAACCAAGACCTCATCCTTGTGGCCTCTAAAATCAGTAAGGTGACGCGATTCAGAAACACCTTGGGGCTAAAGGGACATTTTTCTACTCGGTTGCAGCCCAATAATCCTACAGATGATCCGAAGGGAATCATGGCGAGCACAATAGATGGATTGATGTACGGTGTAGGGGATGCTGTGATTGGGATCAATCCAGTGTCGGATCATGCACAAAGTACCCGAAACCTGCTGGAAATGCTGGAAGAACTTCGTGTTCGTTTTGAGATTCCTACGCAGACATGTGTGCTGTCACATATTACCACTACCCTGTCGCTGATCAATGCAGGAGCACCTGTGGATTTAGTGTTTCAATCCATTGGCGGAACCGAACGAACGAACCGAAGTTTTGGAGTGACGAAAGAATTGTTGGATGAAGCGTATGATGCTGGGAAATTGTTGGACCGGGGTACTGTGGGTCAGAACTTGATGTACTTCGAGACGGGTCAGGGGAGTGCACACTCTGCAGGAGCACATCATGGGGTCGATCAGCAGACCTGTGAAGTGAGGGCGTATGCGCTGGCGAGGCATTATAATCCGCTGCTCGTCAACACAGTGGTGGGTTTCATTGGTCCAGAGTATCTCTACAATGGGAAGCAGATTATCCGAGCGGGTTTGGAAGATCATTTTTGTGGCAAACTGATGGGACTGCCTATGGGGTGTGACATCTGTTACACGAACCACAGTCAAGCGGATCAAGACGATATGGATAACTTACTGTCCTTGTTAGGGCTAGCGGGATGCAATTTCATCATGGGGGTCCCTGGAGCGGATGATGTGATGTTGCACTATCAAAGCACTTCTTTTCATGATCAGCTGTACATTCGCCAATTGATGGGACTGAAATATGCCCCAGAGTTTGAGCAATGGTTGCAACGGATGAGTCTAATCGACGAACACGGCCAAATGCTAGAAGGTAAATCGCGTCATAAACTGTTGTACTTATGA
- the eutC gene encoding ethanolamine ammonia-lyase subunit EutC, which translates to MSKGDPWKGYRDFTKARIALGRAGGSLTTEERLAFRRDHALARDAVWSELDTGSLLTQIHEMGYDTMLLRSQAIDREQYIQRPDLGRLLDAESEESLQKQQSGYDISICLVDGLSAMAIAQHALPFLRCLLPLLKGYTIGPLAVVQQGRVAIGDPIGQHNQCQVCVVLIGERPGLTSPYSMGAYMTYSPKGGLTDERRNCISNIRTEGLSYERAAQKLCFLITEAIRRKLSGVDLKDTYEDQLLNYDRTKE; encoded by the coding sequence ATGAGTAAAGGAGACCCTTGGAAAGGCTATCGAGACTTTACGAAAGCGCGAATCGCATTGGGTAGAGCAGGGGGGAGCTTGACCACAGAGGAGCGCTTGGCTTTTCGTAGGGACCATGCGCTGGCTAGAGATGCAGTATGGTCTGAGCTGGATACCGGGTCTCTTTTGACCCAAATCCACGAGATGGGGTATGATACTATGTTGCTCAGAAGTCAAGCGATTGATCGAGAGCAGTACATTCAAAGGCCTGACTTAGGACGGCTGCTAGATGCTGAGTCCGAAGAGAGTCTTCAGAAGCAACAGTCCGGCTATGACATCAGTATCTGCCTAGTAGATGGCTTGTCTGCCATGGCCATTGCGCAGCACGCATTGCCTTTTTTGCGATGCTTGTTACCGTTATTGAAGGGCTATACGATTGGTCCTTTGGCTGTGGTGCAGCAGGGACGTGTGGCGATTGGTGACCCCATTGGGCAGCATAATCAGTGTCAAGTCTGTGTGGTACTCATCGGTGAGAGACCTGGGTTGACCTCTCCCTACAGTATGGGAGCTTACATGACCTACTCACCCAAAGGAGGCTTGACAGACGAAAGACGAAACTGCATCTCAAACATACGAACGGAGGGGCTCAGTTATGAGAGGGCTGCTCAGAAACTCTGTTTTTTGATCACGGAGGCAATACGAAGAAAATTATCGGGAGTCGATTTGAAAGATACATATGAGGACCAACTACTCAACTATGACAGAACAAAAGAGTGA
- the clpB gene encoding ATP-dependent chaperone ClpB, with translation MNFNQYTVKSQEVINKAGEIVLAHGQQAIEPAHILKAIVETDENVIGFIVKKLGINKEQLSIRIDEVTASYAKVSGGQPYLSNESAAALQKAEAIAKKQKDEFIAIEHLILGVLAGKDKAAALLKELGFNQKDLEAAIHELRGGNNVNSQSAESNYQSLERYSKNLNQLAKDGKIDPVIGRDEEIRRVLQILSRRTKNNPMLIGEPGVGKTAIVEGMAQRIVDGDVPENLKSKTLISLDMGMLVAGAKYKGEFEERLKAVIKEVQDSAGEIILFIDEIHTLVGAGGGEGAMDAANLLKPALARGELHTIGATTLKEYQKYIEKDKALERRFQTVIVDEPNETDAISILRGIKDKYELHHGVRIKDDAVISAVELSSRYISDRYLPDKAIDLMDEAAAKMRIEIDSMPEELDELNRKIMQLEIEREAIRREKNKEREKVLSREISDLSVRRDDLKAKWQNEKSVITGIQQEKENIDKFKIEAEQAERAGDFGRVAEIRYGKIQESEKKLEELKVKLVEMQGESTLLKEEVGAEDIAEVVAKWTGVPVQKMLQSDREKLLHLEEELGKRVAGQEEAIESISDAVRRSRAGLHDPQRPIGSFIFLGTTGVGKTELAKALADYLFNDENAMVRIDMSEYQESHAVSRLIGAPPGYVGYDEGGQLTEAVRRKPYSVVLLDEIEKAHPDAFNVLLQVLDDGRLTDNKGRIANFKNTIIIMTTNIGAGLIQDNFAQMDFDNEDEIIDKTKREVMEMLKKSVRPEFLNRVDETIVFRPLDRANIRKIVEIQFRLIKRRLAENGVKLEASPEVLDRLGELGYDPQYGARPLKRVIQKQILNELSKQILGGKISNEAVIGITLNDDREIEFINLDEVEIEKEVK, from the coding sequence ATGAATTTTAATCAATACACAGTCAAATCACAGGAGGTCATCAACAAGGCCGGGGAGATTGTATTGGCGCATGGCCAGCAAGCCATCGAGCCTGCGCATATCCTCAAAGCCATCGTGGAGACCGATGAGAATGTCATAGGATTCATTGTCAAAAAGCTGGGCATCAACAAGGAACAGCTTAGCATCAGGATAGATGAGGTCACGGCGAGTTATGCCAAGGTCAGTGGTGGACAGCCCTACCTATCCAATGAATCCGCCGCTGCTTTGCAAAAAGCAGAAGCTATTGCGAAGAAGCAAAAAGATGAATTTATAGCCATCGAACACTTGATTCTAGGTGTCTTGGCCGGAAAAGATAAAGCCGCTGCGCTACTCAAAGAATTGGGATTCAACCAGAAAGATTTAGAAGCGGCGATACACGAACTAAGAGGAGGAAACAACGTGAATAGTCAAAGTGCAGAGTCCAACTATCAATCACTTGAGCGATACTCCAAGAACCTGAATCAACTGGCCAAGGACGGCAAGATTGATCCGGTGATTGGTCGCGACGAAGAGATCCGACGTGTCTTGCAGATTTTGTCTCGTAGGACCAAAAACAACCCTATGCTGATCGGCGAACCAGGAGTCGGTAAGACTGCCATCGTAGAGGGCATGGCGCAGCGTATCGTCGACGGGGACGTACCCGAAAACTTGAAATCAAAGACCTTGATTTCCTTGGACATGGGAATGCTCGTCGCGGGTGCCAAATACAAAGGGGAGTTTGAGGAGCGGCTCAAAGCTGTCATCAAGGAGGTGCAAGACTCTGCGGGAGAGATCATCCTGTTCATCGATGAGATACACACCCTCGTCGGTGCGGGTGGCGGAGAAGGCGCCATGGATGCGGCCAACTTGCTGAAACCAGCGCTGGCACGTGGCGAACTACATACGATCGGTGCGACCACACTCAAGGAGTATCAGAAATACATCGAGAAAGACAAGGCGCTCGAACGTCGATTCCAGACCGTGATCGTCGATGAGCCCAACGAAACAGATGCTATTTCTATCCTGCGCGGGATCAAAGACAAATACGAGTTGCATCACGGTGTACGCATCAAAGACGATGCAGTCATCTCAGCAGTGGAGTTGTCGAGTCGCTATATCTCTGATCGCTATTTACCAGACAAGGCGATCGACCTGATGGATGAGGCTGCCGCCAAAATGCGGATCGAGATCGACTCCATGCCCGAGGAGCTGGACGAACTCAACCGCAAGATCATGCAGTTGGAAATCGAACGTGAGGCGATCCGTCGGGAGAAAAACAAAGAAAGAGAAAAAGTGCTCTCACGAGAAATCTCGGACCTGTCCGTACGCCGTGATGACCTCAAGGCCAAGTGGCAGAATGAAAAATCTGTGATCACCGGTATCCAGCAAGAGAAAGAGAACATCGATAAGTTCAAAATCGAAGCGGAGCAAGCGGAGCGTGCAGGAGACTTTGGGCGTGTGGCGGAGATACGCTACGGCAAGATTCAGGAGAGCGAAAAGAAACTCGAAGAACTGAAGGTCAAACTCGTAGAGATGCAGGGCGAAAGTACCCTGCTCAAAGAAGAAGTAGGAGCCGAAGATATCGCAGAGGTGGTTGCCAAATGGACTGGTGTGCCGGTACAAAAGATGCTGCAAAGCGATAGAGAAAAGCTTCTGCACCTAGAAGAGGAGTTGGGAAAACGCGTCGCAGGACAGGAGGAAGCCATCGAGAGTATCTCTGATGCGGTGCGTCGCAGCAGAGCAGGCTTGCACGATCCACAGCGCCCGATTGGTTCGTTTATCTTCCTCGGTACGACGGGTGTGGGTAAGACGGAGTTGGCCAAAGCCCTCGCGGACTACCTCTTCAATGACGAAAATGCCATGGTACGGATCGACATGTCCGAGTACCAAGAGAGTCATGCGGTGAGTAGACTCATCGGAGCACCTCCTGGGTATGTGGGATACGATGAAGGAGGTCAGTTGACTGAGGCGGTGCGAAGAAAACCCTACTCTGTGGTGCTTCTCGATGAGATCGAAAAAGCTCACCCAGATGCCTTCAACGTTTTGTTGCAGGTGTTAGATGATGGGCGATTGACGGACAACAAGGGCCGAATCGCCAACTTCAAGAACACGATTATCATCATGACAACCAACATTGGAGCGGGGTTGATTCAGGACAACTTTGCACAAATGGACTTTGACAATGAGGACGAGATCATCGATAAGACCAAACGCGAAGTAATGGAGATGCTCAAGAAGTCGGTGAGACCGGAGTTCTTGAACCGGGTCGATGAGACCATCGTCTTTAGACCACTGGATCGTGCCAATATCCGAAAAATCGTCGAGATACAGTTTAGACTAATCAAAAGGCGTTTGGCTGAAAACGGCGTGAAGCTTGAAGCTTCGCCCGAGGTACTGGATCGATTGGGAGAGCTGGGGTATGACCCGCAGTATGGGGCTAGACCGCTCAAGCGTGTCATCCAAAAGCAGATTCTCAACGAGCTATCCAAACAGATACTCGGAGGCAAGATCAGCAATGAGGCGGTAATTGGTATCACACTCAATGACGACAGGGAGATCGAGTTTATCAATCTCGATGAGGTCGAAATAGAGAAAGAAGTCAAGTAG
- a CDS encoding kelch repeat-containing protein — translation MKTLLLSLSMGILMCHDVFAQLNEYVVFTAAKKVPQPLFGMAYCSSGSKAILAGGRSQTAGNSDKIYTYDARIDEWLDLSSTSPLKRTLFGSAVYLDEYESVLFAGGTVVGRDHVRLVEDLQYYDMNNYRSKSLGQNPNPAKSMGLVYHEYKVYMFGGSIASQARSGGFELVFSQDMYVYDLKTGALEQLPDLPEAKETRGVVVGNHLYMVGGYGEEASDKIHRFDLSTEQWEKVGKLEAPCSAYALVRYQHYLFLVGDYKNLDQLLVYDTQTEELKTFQMNFGGRHMGAAVLEGALHVFGGYDPESGARHALSQHWKLDLEQFFKYNYGEPKEED, via the coding sequence ATGAAAACCCTCTTGCTGTCCCTTTCTATGGGAATATTAATGTGTCATGACGTTTTCGCTCAGCTCAATGAGTATGTGGTGTTTACTGCTGCTAAAAAAGTCCCCCAACCACTCTTTGGGATGGCGTATTGCTCTAGTGGCTCCAAGGCCATACTGGCGGGCGGACGGTCGCAGACGGCAGGCAACTCAGATAAAATCTACACCTATGACGCCCGCATCGACGAATGGCTCGACCTGTCCTCCACCAGTCCGCTAAAACGGACACTGTTTGGTAGTGCTGTGTATCTGGATGAGTATGAGAGTGTCCTTTTTGCTGGCGGTACGGTCGTAGGGCGTGACCATGTGAGGTTAGTCGAGGATTTGCAGTACTACGACATGAACAACTACAGGTCCAAAAGCTTGGGTCAAAACCCAAACCCTGCCAAATCTATGGGTTTGGTATATCATGAATACAAGGTGTATATGTTTGGTGGGTCTATAGCTAGTCAAGCCCGTAGCGGAGGGTTTGAATTGGTGTTTAGCCAAGACATGTATGTTTATGATCTCAAAACGGGAGCCTTAGAGCAATTGCCAGATTTGCCAGAGGCGAAGGAGACGCGTGGGGTAGTCGTCGGGAATCATTTGTACATGGTGGGTGGATATGGAGAAGAGGCTAGTGACAAGATTCATCGCTTCGATTTGTCCACGGAGCAGTGGGAGAAAGTTGGGAAGCTAGAGGCGCCGTGTTCGGCTTATGCTTTGGTTCGGTACCAGCACTATCTTTTTTTGGTTGGGGACTACAAGAACTTGGATCAGCTGTTGGTATATGATACGCAAACGGAGGAACTAAAAACCTTTCAGATGAATTTTGGAGGGCGCCACATGGGGGCGGCCGTGCTGGAGGGGGCTCTGCATGTATTTGGAGGGTATGATCCCGAGTCTGGTGCTCGGCACGCTTTGTCTCAGCACTGGAAGTTGGACCTTGAGCAGTTTTTCAAATACAACTATGGAGAACCCAAAGAGGAAGACTGA
- a CDS encoding M1 family metallopeptidase translates to MRVLTLVVLISSVSWMSLAQDKTWQGKFEPIDRMIDPPSTYRTASGASGADYWQQRADYQIKASLDEQTRVLTGKETITYYNNSPDVLPYLWLQLEQNVNRKENEGFGGIFSVKDSMTSQHMQYLLRPMEFPAGYTIQQVKDASGQKLEALVNNTMMKVLLMEPLEPQSSVSFSVEWSYPVTDRSNFLLSREGYEYFPEDDNCVFLIAHWFPRMAVYNDTEGWQNQQFQKLGEFALEFGNYDVEITVPEDHLVAATGELQNEKDVLSLDQKKRLAKARKSYDESVMIVTPEEAVANEKTKSTDTKTWRFRAENVRDFAFASSRKFIWDAQAVKLPNRTTMAMSFYPKEGLPVWSEESTQAVIHALEVYSEATFNYPYPVAISVNTSNIGMEFPMISFNGGRPVNGEMSHAAKENMIRTIVHEVGHNWFPMIVSSDERKWMWMDEGLNTFLDQRTMAERYPQFHSLTPKDMVPYMDGDQRVMRPIMVTSDVESLFSIGANFYDKPTAGFQILRESVIGPELFDAAFREYATRWMYKHPNPADLFRTLEDATAVDLDWFWRGWYFTTDKVDINLSEVKWYQMSEEPVIVENKGKKVGGKISGKGNQAKPAKDFSAGPQPFQMVPTPDKSYGGFLSRVDEAEMRTLVGGKNIYELTLKNEGGLIMPVIIEWTYTDGTTEIDRLPAEVWRLNEVEIKKTFLKEKEVASVAIDPDQELPDVDLSNNAFPRVEDPSEFDQFKQEQ, encoded by the coding sequence ATGAGAGTATTGACCCTAGTAGTGCTGATTTCATCCGTTTCTTGGATGTCTTTAGCGCAAGACAAAACCTGGCAGGGCAAGTTTGAGCCTATTGATAGAATGATTGACCCACCTAGCACCTATCGCACTGCTTCAGGTGCATCAGGGGCGGACTACTGGCAGCAGCGTGCCGATTACCAAATCAAAGCGTCTCTGGATGAGCAAACACGAGTCCTCACAGGAAAGGAGACCATCACATATTACAACAATTCACCAGATGTCTTGCCCTACCTCTGGCTTCAGTTGGAACAAAATGTCAACCGAAAGGAGAACGAAGGTTTTGGCGGTATTTTTAGTGTCAAAGATTCGATGACTTCTCAGCATATGCAATACTTGCTTCGCCCAATGGAGTTTCCTGCGGGCTATACGATACAGCAGGTCAAAGATGCTTCAGGCCAAAAACTGGAAGCTCTCGTCAACAATACGATGATGAAAGTGCTACTTATGGAGCCGTTGGAGCCTCAGTCGTCCGTGTCATTTTCGGTGGAGTGGTCCTATCCAGTAACCGATCGATCCAACTTCCTATTGTCTCGAGAAGGGTACGAATATTTTCCGGAGGATGACAACTGTGTCTTTCTGATCGCACACTGGTTTCCTCGGATGGCCGTGTACAATGATACCGAAGGCTGGCAAAACCAGCAGTTTCAGAAGTTGGGGGAGTTTGCTCTAGAGTTTGGCAACTATGATGTAGAGATCACTGTACCAGAGGATCATCTTGTCGCTGCAACTGGCGAATTACAAAATGAAAAGGATGTCCTGTCATTGGATCAAAAAAAGCGTTTGGCGAAAGCCCGCAAATCGTATGACGAGTCCGTCATGATTGTGACCCCAGAGGAGGCTGTTGCCAATGAAAAGACTAAAAGCACGGACACCAAGACTTGGAGGTTTCGTGCAGAAAATGTGCGTGACTTTGCCTTTGCGAGTTCGCGAAAGTTTATCTGGGATGCACAGGCTGTGAAGTTGCCCAATCGTACGACGATGGCCATGTCCTTTTACCCCAAAGAGGGATTGCCTGTTTGGAGTGAAGAATCTACCCAGGCGGTCATTCATGCACTAGAGGTGTACTCTGAGGCAACTTTCAACTATCCCTATCCAGTAGCGATTTCGGTCAATACGTCCAACATCGGCATGGAGTTTCCGATGATTAGTTTCAACGGCGGACGTCCTGTCAATGGGGAAATGAGCCACGCAGCGAAAGAAAACATGATCCGGACGATTGTGCATGAGGTGGGACACAATTGGTTTCCGATGATTGTGAGCTCGGATGAGCGCAAGTGGATGTGGATGGACGAAGGGCTCAATACCTTTCTCGATCAGCGAACGATGGCGGAACGCTACCCACAGTTTCATAGCTTGACGCCCAAGGACATGGTTCCTTACATGGACGGTGACCAAAGAGTGATGCGGCCGATTATGGTGACTTCTGATGTGGAGTCGCTGTTTAGTATTGGAGCCAATTTTTATGACAAGCCTACGGCTGGATTTCAGATCTTGAGAGAGTCTGTGATTGGGCCAGAGTTGTTTGATGCGGCGTTTAGGGAGTATGCGACGCGGTGGATGTACAAGCACCCAAACCCTGCGGATTTGTTTCGCACGCTAGAAGACGCCACAGCGGTGGACCTTGATTGGTTTTGGAGGGGGTGGTACTTCACCACGGACAAGGTAGACATCAATCTGTCGGAGGTCAAGTGGTATCAGATGAGCGAAGAGCCTGTCATCGTAGAAAATAAAGGGAAAAAGGTAGGAGGAAAAATCAGCGGCAAAGGAAACCAAGCTAAGCCGGCGAAAGACTTTTCAGCAGGACCACAGCCGTTTCAGATGGTTCCTACCCCAGACAAGAGTTATGGCGGATTCCTCAGTCGTGTGGATGAGGCAGAAATGCGCACTCTAGTCGGGGGCAAAAACATCTATGAGTTGACTCTCAAAAACGAAGGAGGCTTGATCATGCCGGTCATCATCGAATGGACGTATACAGACGGTACGACAGAGATCGATCGGTTGCCGGCGGAGGTTTGGAGGCTCAACGAGGTAGAGATCAAAAAGACCTTTTTGAAAGAGAAGGAAGTCGCTAGTGTGGCGATTGACCCTGATCAAGAGCTACCTGATGTAGACTTGTCCAACAATGCTTTCCCCAGAGTGGAAGACCCGTCGGAGTTTGATCAATTCAAGCAAGAGCAATAA
- a CDS encoding TRAP transporter substrate-binding protein has product MSEQNRRKFIKAGSLALAAGVTGAFASCTTEKSPIETPNINFNNNYQWKMVTTWPPNFPVLGEGCKLLAKWVEQMSGGRLKIEVYGGGELIPSLECFDAVSHGAVEMMSGSGYYWAGKIPAATFFSSIPFGVSAQQMNTWILNADGQKLWEEIYAPFNLIPLPGGNTGQQAGGWYNKEINTIEDYKGLKIRMPGIGGKVINKVGGTSVLVAGGELFTNLERGVIDATEWIGPYHDYKMGFHRVAKHYYFPGWHEPGTVLEMAMNKDKYNELPKDLQEILYATIMRLNQWMLLEFDAQNAIYLQKMIDEGVDIRAFSPEVLAPLRQASKEVITEMIDTDPQSKKVYEHFQAYRKKAEVWSKVSEGKI; this is encoded by the coding sequence ATGTCAGAACAGAATAGACGAAAATTCATCAAGGCAGGGAGTTTAGCCTTGGCGGCAGGAGTGACGGGTGCATTCGCATCCTGTACCACCGAGAAATCCCCCATCGAAACCCCAAACATCAATTTCAACAATAACTACCAATGGAAGATGGTCACGACTTGGCCACCTAATTTTCCTGTATTGGGAGAAGGCTGTAAGCTCCTCGCCAAATGGGTGGAACAAATGAGTGGAGGTCGCCTCAAAATCGAGGTGTATGGAGGGGGAGAATTGATTCCATCCTTGGAGTGCTTTGATGCCGTGAGTCATGGTGCGGTAGAGATGATGAGTGGATCGGGCTACTATTGGGCGGGCAAGATTCCCGCAGCAACCTTCTTTTCGTCTATCCCCTTTGGGGTGTCTGCTCAGCAGATGAACACCTGGATACTCAATGCTGACGGACAAAAACTCTGGGAAGAAATATACGCGCCCTTCAACCTTATCCCACTACCTGGAGGCAACACCGGCCAGCAAGCAGGTGGCTGGTACAACAAAGAAATCAACACCATCGAAGACTACAAAGGCCTCAAAATCCGAATGCCTGGTATCGGAGGCAAGGTCATCAACAAGGTCGGAGGCACCTCAGTCCTCGTGGCTGGAGGAGAGTTGTTCACCAACCTAGAGCGTGGTGTGATCGATGCGACAGAATGGATCGGCCCTTATCATGACTACAAGATGGGGTTTCATCGGGTCGCCAAGCACTACTACTTCCCCGGCTGGCACGAACCTGGTACGGTATTAGAGATGGCCATGAACAAGGACAAGTACAACGAGCTACCCAAAGACCTTCAAGAAATCCTCTATGCAACCATCATGCGCCTCAATCAATGGATGCTCCTGGAGTTCGATGCTCAAAACGCGATTTATCTCCAAAAAATGATCGACGAAGGTGTCGATATTCGTGCCTTTTCGCCCGAAGTACTGGCGCCCCTGCGCCAAGCCTCCAAAGAGGTGATCACCGAGATGATCGATACGGACCCCCAAAGCAAAAAGGTCTATGAGCATTTTCAAGCCTACCGCAAGAAAGCGGAGGTGTGGAGCAAGGTGAGTGAAGGGAAGATTTAA
- the eat gene encoding ethanolamine permease, whose amino-acid sequence MTEQKSELKKTLGPLMLWGLGVGYVISGMYFGWNLGLAEGGTLGLAVATFFIIVMYVTFTFSYTEMACAIPKAGGAFDYARMGLGKHWGYLAGMAQSIEFIFAPPAIAAAIGAYLHMFLPQVDVMTIAIVAYLIFTGLNMIGVRSAAYFELFVTVLAVVELLIFSGVSFTAFDVENLKRNALPNGWGGAFAAIPFAIWFFLAIEGVANVAEETKNPQKNILKGFGSAIVTLVVLCVLTFTAAVGVAGWEAVVYPEPGATASDSPLPLALAHIVGENNVLYHLLITIGLFGLIASFHGIILAAGRSTLELGRERYVSPFVGKVHPKTQTPVNALIVNMLIGIIALLTGKTGEIITIACFGALTLYIVSMVAFFALRKNHAEMERPFKVPLYPYFPAIALLIAVVAMIAMSVYNLELMLIFWVIVGVGYVSFRWYQRS is encoded by the coding sequence ATGACAGAACAAAAGAGTGAATTGAAGAAGACCTTAGGGCCCTTGATGTTATGGGGGCTTGGTGTAGGGTATGTGATATCTGGGATGTACTTTGGATGGAACCTCGGCCTAGCCGAAGGCGGTACGCTGGGGCTTGCAGTGGCGACTTTTTTCATCATTGTGATGTATGTCACCTTTACCTTCAGTTATACAGAGATGGCTTGTGCGATTCCCAAAGCAGGAGGAGCATTTGACTATGCTCGAATGGGACTCGGCAAGCACTGGGGCTATTTAGCAGGCATGGCTCAAAGCATTGAGTTTATCTTTGCGCCTCCAGCGATAGCTGCTGCGATAGGAGCCTACCTTCATATGTTTCTGCCTCAGGTCGACGTGATGACTATTGCCATTGTGGCTTATCTGATATTCACTGGGCTCAACATGATAGGGGTTCGTTCGGCAGCTTATTTTGAGTTGTTTGTCACGGTGCTAGCGGTGGTAGAATTATTGATATTTTCAGGAGTCAGTTTTACGGCATTTGATGTTGAAAACCTGAAGCGAAATGCCCTACCCAATGGTTGGGGAGGTGCTTTCGCGGCGATACCATTTGCGATATGGTTCTTCCTAGCGATCGAGGGAGTGGCCAACGTGGCAGAGGAGACTAAAAATCCGCAAAAGAATATACTGAAAGGTTTCGGATCAGCCATTGTGACGCTAGTTGTTCTGTGTGTTTTGACCTTCACTGCCGCCGTTGGAGTAGCGGGCTGGGAAGCGGTCGTCTATCCCGAACCGGGAGCCACAGCATCCGATTCTCCATTGCCGTTAGCCTTGGCGCACATCGTGGGTGAAAACAATGTGCTGTATCACCTTCTGATTACCATAGGGTTGTTTGGGCTTATAGCTTCTTTTCATGGGATCATCTTGGCTGCTGGCCGTTCGACTTTAGAATTGGGGAGGGAGCGTTATGTGTCTCCTTTCGTAGGTAAAGTCCACCCCAAAACACAAACCCCAGTCAATGCACTGATTGTGAATATGCTGATAGGGATCATCGCGCTATTGACGGGCAAGACAGGTGAGATCATCACTATTGCATGTTTCGGGGCGCTGACACTCTACATAGTCTCCATGGTTGCATTTTTTGCTTTGCGCAAAAATCATGCAGAGATGGAGCGTCCTTTTAAAGTGCCGCTTTATCCTTATTTTCCGGCGATTGCTCTTTTGATTGCCGTTGTAGCTATGATCGCCATGAGCGTTTACAACCTGGAGTTGATGCTGATTTTTTGGGTGATCGTGGGGGTAGGCTATGTGAGTTTCAGGTGGTATCAGCGGAGTTGA